Proteins encoded by one window of Amaranthus tricolor cultivar Red isolate AtriRed21 chromosome 4, ASM2621246v1, whole genome shotgun sequence:
- the LOC130810069 gene encoding chaperone protein dnaJ 11, chloroplastic codes for MLKMSHLRSICRPTAVFSSFVCCRDRIRFLGSKSSGIPISKPNLSSFPSVSSDSSELFRWLCINHRRYVARASNWTGEKSPYDVLELERDADEEQIKFAYRRLAKFYHPDVYDGRGNLEEGETAETRFIKIQAAYELLIDGESKRKYDMENRVNPMKASQAWMEWLIKKRKAFDQRGDMAIAAWAEQQHREMSLRARQRARSKVDPEEEKRILAKEKKASVENFHTTLRRHTLVLKKRDLMRKKAEEEKKKEIIRLLAAEGFELESEDD; via the exons ATGCTAAAAATGAGCCATTTGAGGTCAATTTGCAGACCTACTGCGGTTTTCTCTTCCTTTGTTTGCTGCAGAGATAGAATTCGGTTTTTAGGGTCAAAATCATCAGGAATTCCTATCTCAAAACCTAATTTGAGCTCTTTTCCTTCTGTTTCTTCCGATTCTTCAGAGTTGTTTCGATGGTTGTGTATTAATCACCGGAGATATGTTGCTAGGGCTTCGAATTGGACCGGCGAGAAATCTCCCTACGATGTTCTTG AATTAGAAAGGGATGCAGatgaagaacaaataaaatttgcatACAGGCGCTTGGCTAAGTTTTATCATCCGGATG TCTATGATGGTAGAGGCAATCTTGAGGAAGGTGAAACAGCTGAAACCCGATTTATTAAAATTCAAGCGGCATATGAGCTGCTTATAGATGGAGAGAGTAAGAGAAAATATGACATGGAAAACCGTGTGAACCCCATGAAG GCATCTCAAGCATGGATGGAATGGCTTATAAAGAAGCGAAAGGCATTTGATCAGCGGGGTGACATGGCGATTGCAGCATGGGCTGAGCAGCAGCATCGAGAAATGAGCTTGAGAGCACGACAACGTGCTCGATCGAAG GTTGATCctgaagaagagaagagaatctTAGCCAAGGAAAAGAAGGCATCCGTTGAAAATTTTCACACCACACTCCGGAGGCATACACTAGTTTTGAAGAAAAGAGATTTGATGCGTAAGAAAGCGGAAGaggaaaagaagaaagaaataaTTCGTCTCTTAGCTGCAGAGGGATTTGAATTGGAGAGTGAAGATGATTAG
- the LOC130810070 gene encoding transcription termination factor MTERF4, chloroplastic, with protein MNSSFRRKFLYILKNSSICNEISFLKSSFDVIPKNPSNFHTRVYWVRLFSTQSPNKFPEYEMPSVTWGVVQGRKERLVSKVIICDYLKTLGIITDELQDIELPSTVEVMRERVEFLQKIGLTIDDINEFPLMLGCSVRKNMIPVLGYLEKIGIPRSKLGEFVKNYPQVLHASVVVELVPVVKFLRGLDVEKEDIGYVLQKYPELLGFKLEGTMSTSVAYLVSIGVNPRDIGPMVTQYPYLLGMRVGTVIKPFVDYLVSLGLPKKILARMFEKRPYVIGYDLEETVKPNVECLISYGINREQIPSIIAQYPQILGLPLKAKMASQQYFFNLKLKIDPENFAQIVERMPQIVSLNQQIIMKPVEFLLARGISSDDIAKMVVRCPQLVAIQGGIMKNSFYFYKSEMGRPIRELVEFPEYFTYSLESRIKPRYQRLQSKGIRCSLPWFLNCSDKRFEERLESAYVETESSGPTFNMGGILELPGSFNVSDEEDESEDEVLYRLTVSL; from the coding sequence ATGAATTCATCTTTTAGGAGAAAATTCTTATACATCTTGAAAAATTCAAGCATATGCAatgaaatttcatttttgaaatCATCCTTTGATGTAATACCCAAAAATCCATCAAATTTTCACACTAGGGTTTATTGGGTTCGTTTATTTTCAACTCAATCTCCTAATAAATTTCCTGAATATGAAATGCCGTCTGTTACTTGGGGTGTTGTTCAAGGACGAAAAGAAAGGCTTGTATCAAAAGTAATTATATGTGATTATTTAAAAACTTTGGGGATTATTACTGATGAATTACAAGATATTGAATTGCCTTCTACTGTTGAAGTTATGAGGGAAAGGGTAGAGTTTTTGCAGAAAATTGGGTTAACTATTGATGATATTAATGAGTTTCCATTGATGCTTGGTTGTAGTGTTCGTAAAAACATGATTCCTGTATTAGGGTATTTAGAAAAAATTGGGATACCTAGATCAAAATTAGGGGAATTTGTGAAGAATTACCCACAAGTTTTACATGCTAGTGTTGTTGTTGAGCTTGTTCCGGTAGTCAAGTTTCTTCGCGGGCTTGATGTTGAGAAAGAAGATATTGGGTATGTGTTGCAAAAGTATCCCGAATTGTTAGGGTTTAAGCTTGAAGGAACAATGAGTACATCGGTTGCATACCTTGTTAGTATTGGGGTGAATCCTAGAGATATTGGTCCAATGGTGACACAATATCCATACCTTTTGGGGATGAGAGTAGGAACTGTGATTAAACCCTTTGTTGATTACTTAGTTTCCTTAGGTTTGCCTAAGAAGATATTGGCACGAATGTTTGAGAAACGCCCGTATGTAATTGGTTACGATTTGGAGGAAACCGTGAAACCTAATGTAGAATGCTTGATTAGTTATGGCATCAATAGGGAACAAATCCCTTCAATTATAGCACAGTACCCACAAATCCTTGGGCTGCCATTAAAGGCAAAGATGGCTAGCCAGCagtattttttcaatttgaagCTTAAGATTGATCCCGAAAATTTTGCTCAAATTGTTGAGAGAATGCCCCAGATAGTTAGCCTTAATCAGCAAATCATTATGAAACCTGTCGAGTTTCTTTTAGCGCGTGGTATTTCTTCCGATGATATTGCTAAGATGGTTGTGAGATGTCCACAACTAGTAGCTATACAAGGTGGGATCATGAAGAATAGCTTTTATTTCTATAAAAGCGAAATGGGTCGTCCTATAAGAGAGTTAGTCGAGTTTCCTGAATACTTTACGTATAGCTTGGAGTCGCGTATTAAACCTAGATATCAAAGACTACAAAGTAAAGGGATCAGGTGCTCTTTACCATGGTTCCTTAATTGTAGTGATAAGAGGTTTGAAGAAAGACTTGAGAGTGCTTATGTTGAAACTGAGAGTTCTGGCCCCACATTTAACATGGGTGGAATTTTGGAATTACCAGGAAGTTTTAATGTAtcagatgaagaagatgaaagtgaAGATGAAGTGCTTTATAGGCTCACTGTTTCACTTTAG